tttaaaatagataACTCAATTTTGTattaactttaatacaaagttagtataaaattggatcatctattttgaaacgaaggGACTAATTCGCTTCTAATCAAGCTACTTATAACGAGTGCACTATATCGAGCGTGATATAGACCTCCTTAGTGAACTCGGAGTCCTCGGCGACGAGCGGCGACTCCACGCCCGTCTCCTCGAACCCGGTCTCGCAGGTGCGGGGGGCGCCCAACGCGCCGTTGACGTACGCCGCCGCGTCCGCTTTGCCTCGCGGTGTGCCCGCCGCGACGCCTTTAGCCGCACGATCGAGCTCGTCCACGGCCTGCGAGTACAATTGCTCACAGTCGTCGAGGCCCATCTGGATGCGCTTGTCCTTCTCCGAGGCCACGAGGGCGTGGATGCGGTCGACGATGCTGCTGGCCGCCGCTCCGGCGAGCTTCGACGCGATGACGGCCAGGCCACGCTTGTCGGCGGTGGCGCTGTCCTTGCTGGCCTGGAAGAACTTGATGCAGTAGTCGTAGCCGATGCCCGGGTGGCCGGCGGCGAAGGATTTGCACGTGTCCTCTAAGACGGAGGCTCTGGACgaggcgatgacgaggaggaggacgaggcaggggATGGATCGTGAAGGCCCCATGGTTTTCGACGTTTGTGTTGGTAGCAAGCGGCCGGGATTGTGTGTACTGTAGATGGTATATATGTGCAAGACCGTCATCGAGATAAATGGGAGGGAAATGGCAGGCATTGATTTCTTGCTGTAATGGTTTCTGGAGGGTTTGATTTCTTGCAGTAAATAAGAGCATAATTTATTTACTTCCAGAGATACAGGGAATTATGCTTCCCTTCCTATTAGTCCACGATCGACCATCCGATAAGCTGTGCGCTGGTCGTCCGATTGGCTAGTAATTAAACTCACGCGCGTGATTTCTGGATTCAAATCGGTAATTTATTCGTGTACGTGCATGGCCATACGTAATTCCTCTTTTTGCTAGGAGGGAGTAAACCGTAGTAGAACACATTCTTTGAGCAACTTGAGAGGATTTGGCTTTGACTCTACATATAACAGTACAAATGGGGATTATGTTTCAGGCCTTGCCTATTCCAGTCAACATCAGTGCTTTGTACAACCTTTTCTTCTGTATAAAGTGCATCTCAGTTTGATGAGATTTAGACCtgccttgtactccctccgttcctaaatataagtctttatagataTTTCACTATagaccacatatggatgtatatagatgcattttaaagtgtaggttcactcattttgcttcgtatgtagtccatagtcgaatctctacaaagacttatatttaggaacggagggagtagcatgcaTGAGAATGTGGCATAGCTCAAACTCGTCGTCCGGTATCCTAGCTCGACAAAACGCACTTACCGTTTGCTCCAAAATTCCCTGCTTTTCAAATAGACCCATTAGCTAGTTTCCAGAGAGGTATTCTCTACAACATTCACAGCAAAGTAACAACAGTACACGTTTAAGGCCACAAATTAGATAATActcctccgttcctttatataagttgtatttgttttttcaaaagtcaaactagTGCATGTTTAACcaagtttaaaaaaaaatcaatATCCACAATACGAAATTTAatcatttgatccatcatgaaaagaagtttcatattttatctattaggtcttgcagatgttgttattttattctataatcttggcCAAACATTTGAAAGGTTGACTTGCATGGAAAACAATACACCTTATAGGAGCAACACATAAACAACGCCACATATGCCAAACTGATTTACTACATGTCACCAGTTCAGAAGAAGCGACCAAGCAACAGTGCATCGCATCTTACAAAACCCGACATCACAAATATCCTCACTTCTACCTGCTTTTCCAGGTACAAATCTTACTTGATATTTCACAGCCTTGCCATCACCTTGCCAGACATCCACACCAAGTGTCAGCTCTCCATCCGCTTCGACAGAAACAACACATCGTGAAAACTCAATTGCCCCATCGTTAGTAACAGGCACCATGCCATCCTGAGAATCAAGTAGCACCATCTCCAGATCATCGAGACTGGCCATACGTGCAGCAAATCGACCGTGATGGCCAGTTGGCCAGTTGGCCAGGATCCCTCAACAACTTGGACAGCGATAGTAGCCTCTACTGTCTTTGCAAGATGGCCAACCGTCACCTCCACTGTGCTTAGCTTAGAAGAGTAAGTGTGGCAATGAACTCCTTGGCGGCGATCACCAGGAAGATAGTACTTGTCCTCGATGACTAGAAGGCTTAAGAGTTTATCTTCAGACGGCGTGTCACCCTTCACTTTTAGTTCAACCTCGTAGTTGACAGGATCAACGATCACAACAGCACGACTTGGACCGGTCAACAATAGAGAGGCATCCTGCATTATGATGTTTCAAAATAATCAAATTTGGCTTTCTAGTGGATAAGATAACCAAACATGAAAATTCAGTAAAATGTCACTTGCGTCATTGTTCTATAGTGAGAATGAAGACATTTAACATGAATTGTACTGATCATCATCCCTATGGAACAATAAAGTATCTCAGATGCCTATCGTTATTAATCAGACAGGACATAGCAAGCAACTAGAAACTAGATTGAAAGCGACAAATAACACCATCCAGGATCTAATCTGTCTTGGAATTTGGAAGGAACCAAAACAAATCCGATAACAAAAATCATACCATCCAGGGATCTAATGTCTGTTAGAACTTAGAAGGAACAAAAACGAATCTGATAGAAAAATAAGAGGGCTGTCTCTTTTTACATAGGACGTTTAGTTGCAAAAACATTCACATAATTGAGATACTGGGAATTTCGGCATGTTTGCCTCATGCGCTACAAATACAGAAAATGTTACGTTTGGTTACAAAAAGGCTACACTTGTTGTATTTGCAAAAAAGGCTACAAATACAACCAGGGCATGCCCAAAAGGCTGGTAAGCTGGGGGCGAGGTCTGATTGCAACAACACTAGTTGCCTCTTATTTGAAAACATAGCTACACTTGTGTTTGGTTACGCCCCACTCCGTACACTCAATTTTTCTATATGGTAACCACAATAAAACATATATTTTCTGCAGTCTGCATGAAAAGGAATAAAATAGGCGGACACAAATAATTCTGGTAGCTATTGATTATAGACTTGGATCCTTTATCACTAGTTTAAGAAAGAAAAGATCCACCTATGCGCttgaaatgtactccctccgttccaaattactcgtcgcagaaattgatgtatctagaactaaaatacatctagatacatccatacctgcgacaagtaatttagaacggagggagtatcagaaATAAGCTGATTTCTGAACTATACTTCTTGCTTGATTGTTTCTAGTGTACCCCTTGTTTCCAGTGTATACAGGACATGTTCAAAACATCATGACTCGAACTCAAACTACAATGCTTCATCATAGATAGTACTTAATACTAAAAGAACCTTCCTTATGTATGTCATTTGTACCATACAGCATTGTAATTCcagtaaattaaaaaaatcaaaaactacCATGCATCATGGAAAGCACAAATACCAGCAGCCTAGTGCTGTCATAACTTTTGATCAAGCACCGTACCATGTAGTGCTTGGTTAGTTCAGTTATTATCAACATCTATCATACTAAGTCACTGTATACAGCATTGCTGGATGAGCGTAGACTAATGTAGTACTTGGTTAGTCCCATCACTATCACACCTAATTTTTTCCTTTCAGATATGCATATATCATTTCTATTCTCTTCCATGCATGTTTTTGCACAGGCTCAGCTATCTGTGATGTTCCATTCAACCAAAAATACTGTATTTTGAACAACAAAAGTAATTATAACTAGTAGGGAGTAAGAGAGTTTGGTCATCATGTGAAAGATACCGATTTCAAAGAAGTTCGTCAGTTGATCTAACCGCGCTGTCTAGAATTGGTAGTTGAAATATCTTATGAATCACCAACAAAAATATGCAGACTATAGCAAATTAGCAGTGACCGGACATAAGCATATATAGCATGCCTATGGTTGTGGAGATTATATAGCATCAACTAAGAATTCATCTAGGACATACCCATGAGGTGAGCCTCTGGCAATTGTCTCTGGTGCGGTTGAAGAGGAGGTTGCGATTGCGGTCAATTGAATCCCGTGCGGCAACGATGCCGTAAACATCGAGCGGCCAATCCAGGCTATCATCTAATTGTGTCACCTTCACCGAGAAGATGACCACGGCATTAGCATAACCGACGCCGGCAAAGGGCGGTGGCGGCTCGTCGGTGTATCGCATTGGCTTTATAGACGCTGCACGATCAAAATTCAGGTTAGCAATTCGTCCATGATTTGATGATAAATCCTAGTCATATGCGGAATCGAAGAAGAAGAGGGATCGAGGTGGCTTGGATCAGAGGAGTGAGGATCGGAGACGGATGCTTACTGGCTTCCTCGTAGGAGCCGCATAAGCGGGAGAAGGTCGAAATCCAGTTGTCGCGGTACCGCATCGCCACGGCGGCCTCCTCATCCTCACGTTccgccgcgtccgccgccgcctctgcgGCCACCTGCGCCCGGCGTTTCTCCTCGTTCGCCTCCAGCAGCAGGCGGCGCTTCCTCGTCCACTTGTCCTCGCGGTTCCCCCTCGCGGCTCTCCACTGCCTGCGGTTCATCCGCGGCGGCGCCTTCGCTTCTTCTGCCTCCGCCTCCATCCACGCCGGCGTCGGCAAAGCAGGTCGGGTGTGGCGGCGGGGTCGGGGTAGGTCTTTTTTTTAGGTGTCGGAGTCGGGGTAGTTTTTCTTTCGAGGTGCACGGCGGAAAGGATAGGGCCAGAAGCGCTGGTCCAGTAAACTTTTTCGCTAGCCGTAAGCTGGCCCATTAAATTCGCCGATCAGATCAACGGGCCTGCGGCCCAACTAGCGTCAAGGAAGTCTAAACATGAAAGGCCTTAGGACAAATGGCGGGCTGCATGAGCGCCATTTGTTGTGACCTggaagttttttcttttttttagattCATTTATTAAAAGAAAACTTTTTAACCATGCGTCGAAATCTCGaatcgttttcaccgttggattacttgaattgagatcttcaaaactagatttcatgttaataggttttgatgaacttttttcacgaaaaaagaaaaaaatatgccTTCTGCCTAAGGAGAAAAATacgttttttcgtttccaagaggcgcgactcgcgaaagaaagaaaaaagaaacatgtttttttcgtgaaagcaaaaccgtgccactCACGAAAGAAAAGGAAAGTGTTTTtctttcgttttcgagaggcacggccgtgcgtctcgtgaaagcaaaaccgtgtctcttcgcaaaaaaaaagaaaaataaaacatgcTTTTattccgttttcgagaggcacgacctTGTCTCTCGGAAATGAATaaaatatgttttttttctttccttgTCTTTCGCGAAAGCAAAACTGTGCCTTTCGTAAAAGGAaagaaacacatttttttgtgtggCGATCCGATCTCaaatggtcaaatctctgtgcataagtgtcattcctggatcggtaatgttgacacacgCAGtattcaaaggatttataacagagtgcaatcacacacttattacatcgaatatctcaaaagagaacttattacaataaatatgacttaaggccatctaaatagggCGCTGCTACAAATCAGTCGGATGATTTCTCAGAGAAATCATCCGCCTGTTCAGCCGTCCGATCAGCGCGCTAGGCCGTTGGACCACAACAACGCCACGGCAGCAGCACATCACGGCAACTTCAAAGATGTGGCATTGCAGCACTGTGCGGTGCTATAACCATCACCGACGCCGTCCGACGAGCTCCACTACAACTCCGGCCGGCTCCATTGCAGCCCCGGCGGAGCTCCAACGCAGCATCGATGCTCTGACGAAGCTCTATTGcaactccggcggagctccaacgCAGCACCGACACttcggcgaagctccattgcaactcCGGCCGAGCTTCGTTGCAGCTCGAGGAAAGGCTCCGAtgctccggcgaagctccattggAACTCCGGCCGAGCTTCATTGCAGCCCCGGCAGAGCTCCGATGGCACCGGCGAAGCTGCTTTGCATCTCCGGCCGATCTTAATTGCAGCCCTGGCAGAGCTTCGATGGGCGACGTCTCCGGCGAAGCTGCTTTGCAACTCCGCCTGAGCTTCACTGCAGCCGCTGATGAGCGCTGTGTTGTGAGCGTCGGCAAACGCTCCATTAAAGCTCCTTCGCCCACGACTTGCAACTCCAGTGGCCGACGACGAGGTTGCATCCCAGCATGGTTTCTAGGGATGAGTTGCTACGTTGCAACGCCGGCGACCGTCGAGGACGAGGGTGCGTGGCGAGCTCGCATTGACCTCCTAGGATATGCGTGGGAGAGAGGAGGCTCCGATGTCTAGTATTCCGGTTGTGGAGCTTGCTACATGATGGCTGGGAGAGGTACGCAGTGGTGTGCGATGGCTGCGGCTGCACCATCATGCAGCGGAGGTCCGGTGGGTGAGAAATCATGGAGGGGGCGCAAAAGGAGATCACGCGGGGGAGAAGAAGACTAGTGGATGGATGAGAAACGTGTGGAAAGAGTCAGACCTCGCGGAAGGATAGCACCGCCGATGGGGAAGCGTTGTGTGGGCCTGGTAGTGGACACGCGTCACACGGAAGGAGAGGTTTACGCGAGAGAGAAATAAGTCGGTTGATTTTAATACTTttccatctaaataagataacagcggaaggcttgaaagataaagtgagtccatcaactccaaaggcataactgagtgcacgacaacgacctagcgcatcttactcttcgtctgaaaagtctgcaacatgatacgttgcagcccgaaacgggtcagcacatggaatatgctggcaatgtaacacagtagagcaatgaacagaataaatgctatcactacatgcatatatggctggtggaggctctatggttataatgttttgtgaaaagccaattttttctaCAACAAAGAAATATGTTTTGTTTAACTagcatggtagttgttaaacattgagaaggttcctccaactcaatcccaataaaATAGTAACAAAACACCAACAAATTAATtcgagtgatgagatcaacatgataatccaagaaccagatactcaagatgtccgtaacTAGAGACacagttgatatgtctccgtcgtatctacttttccaaacacttttgcccttattttggactctaacttgcatgatttgaatagaactaacccgaactgacgctgttttcaacagaattaccatggtgttatttttgtgcagaaataaaagttctcggaatgacctgaaaatcaacggagaattattttggaatatgtaataaatattggaaggaagatccacgtcagggggccccacctgtccacgagggtgggggcgcgccagcccccctcggcgcgcccccctgcctcgtggggcccctgacgctccaccgacctcaaccctgactccatatattcactttcggggagagaaaaaccaaggagaaggattcatcgcgttttacgatacagagctgccgccaagccctaaactctctcgggtgggctgatctggagtctgtccgaggctccggagaggggaatccgtcgccatcatcatcttcaaccttcctccatcaccaatttcatgatgctcaccgtcgtgcgtgagtaattccatcgtaggcttgctggacggtgatgggttggatgagatttatcatataatcgagttagttttgttagggtttgatccctagtatccactatgttctgaaattgatgttgctatgaccttactatgcttaatgcttgtcactagggcccgagtgccatgatttcagatctgaacctattatgttttcatcaatatatgagagttcttgatcctatcttgcaagtctatagtcacctattatgtgttatgatccgttaaccccgaagtgacaataaccgggatacttaccggtgatgaccgtagtttgaggagttcatgtattcactatgtgttaatgctttgttccggtactctattaaaaggatgccttaatatcccttagtttccaataggaccccgctgccacgggagggtaggacaaaagatgtcatgcaagttcttttccataagcacgtatgactatattcggaatacatgcctacattacattgatgaactggagctagttctgtgtcaccctaggttatgactgttacatgatgaaccgcatccggcataattctccatcaccgatccattgcctacgagcttttcatatactgttcttcgcttatttactattctgttgctattgttatcatcactataaaacaccaaaaatattactttgtataccgttacttttgttatcattaccactactatcatattactttgctactaaataccttgctgcagatattaagtttccaggtgtggttgaattgacaactcagatgctaatacttgagaatattctttggctccccttgtgtcaaatcaataaattagggttgaatactctaaccttgaaaactgttgcgatcccctatacttgtgggttatcaagactattttccggcgccgttgccggggagcatagctctattctttgagtcacttgggatttatatctgcttatcattatgaagaacttgaaagacgctaagacaaaaatttatccctcaactagaGGGGaggtaagtgaaggaaatatgccctagaggcaataataaagttattatttattttcttatatcatgataaatatttattattcatgctagaattgtattaaccggaaacataatacatgtgtgaatacatagacaaacagagtgtcactagtatgcctctacttgactagctcgttgatcaaagatggttaagtttcctaaccatagacatgagttgtcatttgattatcgggatcacatcattaggagaatgatgtgattgacttgacccattgcgttagcatagcacttgatcttttattttgttgctattgctttcttcatggcttatacatgttcctatgactatgagattatgcaactcccgtttaccggaggaacactttgtgtgccaccaaacctcacaacataactgggtgattataaaggtgctctacaggtgtctccgaaggtacttgttgggttggcgtatttcgagattaggatttgtcactctgattgtcggagaggtatctctgggccctctcggtaatgcacatcaattaagccttggaagcattgcaactaatgagttagttgcgggatgatgtgttacagaacgagtaaagagacttgccggtaacgagattgaactaggtattgagataccgacgatcgaatctcaggcaaataacataccgatgacaaagggaacaacgtatgtagttatgcggtctggccgataaagatcttcatagaatatatgggagccaatatgagcatccaggttccgctattggttattgaccggagacgtgtctcggtcatgtctacatagttctcgaacccgtagggtccacacgcttaaagtttgatgacagttatattatgagtttatgtgttttgatgtaccaaaggagttcggagtcccggatgagatcggggacatgacgaggagtctcgaaatggtcgaatatattggacgactatattcggacttcggaaaggttccgagtgattcgggtgtttttcggagtaccggagagttacgggaattcgccggggagtatatgggccttttggggccatacgggaatagaggatataggccaaaaggaaggaggcctgcgccccccctctggtctgaattggacaagtggtgcggcccccttttccttctccctctcctcctctttccttcactcctactccaacaaggaaagaaggagtcctactccccccttggcgcgccctcctcctaggccggccgcctcccccttgctcctttatatacaggggcagggggcacctctagacacacaagttgatcaagttgatcgtctcttagccgtgtgcagtgcccccctccaccatagtccacctcgataatattgtagcagtgcttaggcgaagccctgcgtcggtagaacatcaacatcgccaccacgccgttgtgatgatgaaactctccctcaacactcggatggatcggagttagagggatgtcatcaggctgaacgtgtgctgaactcggaggtgtcgtacgttcggtacttgatcgctcagatcgtgaagacgtacgactacatcaaccgtgttgtgctaacgcttccgctttcggtctactagggtacgtggataacactctcccctctcgttgctatgcatcaccatgatcttgcatgtgcgtaggattttttttgaaatttctacatTACCCAacagtaaggaactgccatctagctctgcacttgattcaccttctgttttgagtaagcttgcgacacctaaacctggttctgctattaattctgatatgtcgcatgttattgatgatgccacttctgctatgcatgatacttatgatgaaactacttctatgcttgatactactgtgcgacttggtgaatttcttgacgaacaacttgctagggctagagagaatgaaattattgaaacgaATAATATTGATGAatgtgatgatgaagactctccccctagatatgaattacccattgtgcctgagggctatattatggataaagaaactgctagagattttcttgcttgcaacgataggagtgatcttaagaaattattagctaagctgaaacaaaaaactatgaatgctagaatgaaatatgatcctgcttatgctacttcacctatctttgttactgataaggattatgatttctctgttgatcctgagataattactttagttgaatctgatcctttctatggttatgaatctaaaactgttgtggcacatcttactaaattaaatgatatagccaccttgttcactaatgatgagaaaactcgctattattatatccttaagatatttccgttctcattaaagggtgatgctaagatatggtttaattatcttgatcttggttgtgtgcgtagtccctaggatatgatttattactcctctgctaaatatttcctcgctcataagaaacaagctgcttttaggaaaatatataattttgtgcaaattgaagaagagagtctcctacaagcttgtgggaggcttcttcaattac
The window above is part of the Triticum aestivum cultivar Chinese Spring chromosome 2A, IWGSC CS RefSeq v2.1, whole genome shotgun sequence genome. Proteins encoded here:
- the LOC123186206 gene encoding putative invertase inhibitor → MGPSRSIPCLVLLLVIASSRASVLEDTCKSFAAGHPGIGYDYCIKFFQASKDSATADKRGLAVIASKLAGAAASSIVDRIHALVASEKDKRIQMGLDDCEQLYSQAVDELDRAAKGVAAGTPRGKADAAAYVNGALGAPRTCETGFEETGVESPLVAEDSEFTKEVYITLDIVHSL
- the LOC123190548 gene encoding uncharacterized protein isoform X2; this encodes MEAEAEEAKAPPRMNRRQWRAARGNREDKWTRKRRLLLEANEEKRRAQVAAEAAADAAEREDEEAAVAMRYRDNWISTFSRLCGSYEEATSIKPMRDSLDWPLDVYGIVAARDSIDRNRNLLFNRTRDNCQRLTSWDASLLLTGPSRAVVIVDPVNYEVELKVKGDTPSEDKLLSLLVIEDKYYLPGDRRQGVHCHTYSSKLSTVEVTVGHLAKTVEATIAVQVVEGSWPTGQLAITVDLLHVWPVSMIWRWCYLILRMAWCLLLTMGQLSFHDVLFLSKRMES
- the LOC123190548 gene encoding uncharacterized protein isoform X1, with amino-acid sequence MEAEAEEAKAPPRMNRRQWRAARGNREDKWTRKRRLLLEANEEKRRAQVAAEAAADAAEREDEEAAVAMRYRDNWISTFSRLCGSYEEATSIKPMRYTDEPPPPFAGVGYANAVVIFSVKVTQLDDSLDWPLDVYGIVAARDSIDRNRNLLFNRTRDNCQRLTSWDASLLLTGPSRAVVIVDPVNYEVELKVKGDTPSEDKLLSLLVIEDKYYLPGDRRQGVHCHTYSSKLSTVEVTVGHLAKTVEATIAVQVVEGSWPTGQLAITVDLLHVWPVSMIWRWCYLILRMAWCLLLTMGQLSFHDVLFLSKRMES